The sequence ATTCTGACCAGAAATTGTTTCTTGAAGCCTTCACCAATTTCCTCAACCACTTTAAAGTCGACCGATTTTTTTTCTTTTTGTCCCCATTCAACCAATTTGCTTTTATAGTTCACAATTTGGGTTTCGAGTTCATCCAAATTCAAATGAATATTAATAATGCGGTTAATGATAATTTTTCGGGTAAATTTATATCCTTTATCTAAATATAAAGCTCCGATAAATGCTTCAAAAGCATCTCCGTTCATCGATTTGCAAATAGTTTTTGTATCGATGGCAGAATTAATAAGTTTGGTAAGACCTAATTTTTTTGACAAATTATTTAGTTGCGATCTGCTAACGATTTTTGAACGCATTTCTGTTAAAAAGCCTTCATCTTTATA comes from Bacteroidota bacterium and encodes:
- the rnc gene encoding ribonuclease III; amino-acid sequence: MLIFYKYILHYFSDNRKLFLSLRNVFGYYPHNISLYLLAFRHKSVAKELSNGVRVSNERLEYLGDAILGAVVADLLFKKFPYKDEGFLTEMRSKIVSRSQLNNLSKKLGLTKLINSAIDTKTICKSMNGDAFEAFIGALYLDKGYKFTRKIIINRIINIHLNLDELETQIVNYKSKLVEWGQKEKKSVDFKVVEEIGEGFKKQFLVRILIEGEVIESGQDFSIKGAEQIASEKAFSKLQSN